The Urbifossiella limnaea genome has a window encoding:
- a CDS encoding addiction module protein: MSPSIYDLGIDKLSVPDRLRLIGEIWDTLEPPAAVAETDELRDLIDARLDAADANPGVGSTWDEVKARIQGRR, from the coding sequence ATGTCGCCGAGCATCTACGACCTGGGGATCGACAAGCTGAGCGTGCCGGACCGGCTCCGCCTGATCGGCGAGATCTGGGACACCCTGGAGCCGCCGGCGGCGGTGGCCGAGACGGACGAACTCCGCGACCTGATCGACGCGCGGCTGGACGCGGCCGACGCGAACCCCGGGGTCGGGTCTACGTGGGACGAGGTGAAGG
- a CDS encoding type II toxin-antitoxin system RelE/ParE family toxin, with translation MSRTFVVRGAARRDIDDAREWYELQQPGVGREFLDEAQAALIRVRDNPDGYAKGRHGVRHALVHRFPYVVIYRVDATVVVVVAVMHTRRHPRTWRSRL, from the coding sequence ATGAGCCGGACGTTCGTCGTCCGCGGGGCCGCCCGCCGCGACATCGACGACGCCCGCGAGTGGTATGAGTTGCAGCAACCGGGCGTCGGCCGGGAGTTCCTCGACGAGGCCCAGGCGGCCCTGATCCGCGTCCGCGACAACCCCGATGGCTACGCCAAGGGCCGACACGGGGTGCGACACGCCCTCGTCCATCGCTTCCCGTATGTCGTGATCTATCGTGTTGACGCCACCGTCGTCGTGGTCGTCGCGGTGATGCACACCCGGCGGCACCCCCGGACGTGGCGGTCGCGGCTCTGA
- a CDS encoding addiction module protein → MSPSIYDLGIDKLSVPDRLRLIGEIWDTLEPADHAQVQLSEAHWHEIEDRLADIDANPGDAMSLEETMALLRAKP, encoded by the coding sequence ATGTCGCCGAGCATCTACGACCTGGGGATCGACAAGCTGAGCGTGCCGGACCGGCTCCGCCTGATCGGCGAGATCTGGGACACCCTGGAGCCGGCCGACCACGCGCAGGTTCAGCTGTCCGAGGCACACTGGCACGAGATCGAGGACCGTCTGGCCGACATCGACGCCAACCCCGGTGACGCCATGTCCCTCGAAGAGACGATGGCCCTGCTGCGGGCCAAGCCATGA
- the cyoE gene encoding heme o synthase, producing the protein MRKAAVVEAEVAPLDPFAGPAEEVLSAVPSRAADYLELTKPRIAVMALFTVGIGYLVGAGKAASLTDLFHVLLGSGLVAAGGSALNQWLERHIDAKMFRTLKRPLPAGRMSPLEALTFGVVLGAIGLAYLFATLPVAAGVAAAATFVSYVWVYTPLKTMTVWNTVVGAVPGALPPVIGWAAACGWEKPGGAFALFWVIFVWQLPHFLAIAWMYRDDYARGGLRMLPHIDPTGTKTAFVMVLTCVALIPVGWVSMALGAAGWLSVVGCAVLGLLFLREAVAFARRRTDRQARRVLRASLLYLPGALGLVLLDNVIGW; encoded by the coding sequence ATGAGGAAGGCCGCTGTGGTCGAGGCCGAGGTCGCCCCGCTGGACCCGTTCGCCGGGCCGGCCGAGGAGGTTCTTTCCGCCGTGCCGTCGCGCGCCGCCGACTACCTCGAACTCACCAAGCCGCGCATCGCGGTGATGGCCCTGTTCACCGTCGGCATCGGCTACCTCGTCGGCGCCGGCAAGGCGGCTTCGCTGACGGATTTGTTCCACGTCCTGCTCGGCTCCGGCCTCGTCGCGGCCGGCGGCAGCGCCCTGAACCAGTGGCTCGAACGGCACATCGACGCCAAAATGTTCCGCACCCTGAAGCGGCCGCTGCCGGCGGGCCGCATGTCGCCGCTCGAAGCGCTGACGTTCGGCGTCGTCCTCGGGGCGATCGGCCTCGCCTACCTGTTCGCGACGCTGCCGGTCGCGGCGGGGGTGGCGGCGGCGGCGACGTTCGTGAGTTACGTGTGGGTGTACACGCCGCTGAAAACGATGACGGTGTGGAACACGGTGGTGGGGGCGGTGCCGGGGGCGCTGCCGCCGGTGATCGGGTGGGCGGCGGCGTGCGGGTGGGAGAAGCCGGGCGGCGCGTTCGCGCTGTTCTGGGTGATCTTCGTGTGGCAGCTGCCGCACTTCCTGGCGATCGCGTGGATGTACCGCGACGACTACGCCCGCGGCGGCCTGCGGATGCTGCCGCACATCGACCCGACGGGCACGAAGACGGCGTTCGTGATGGTGCTGACGTGCGTGGCGCTGATCCCGGTGGGCTGGGTGTCGATGGCGCTGGGGGCCGCGGGGTGGCTGTCGGTGGTGGGGTGTGCGGTGCTGGGGCTGCTGTTCCTGCGCGAGGCGGTGGCCTTCGCCCGCCGCCGCACCGACCGCCAGGCCCGCCGCGTGCTGCGGGCGTCGCTGCTGTACCTCCCGGGCGCGCTGGGGCTGGTGCTGCTCGACAACGTCATCGGGTGGTGA
- a CDS encoding COX15/CtaA family protein, translating into MTDTDLPPRPVPRWLHRWAVATVCACLALLAVGQLVTSFRVGMADPIWPTSPWHLVNNYEPSPGYLIEHAHRILGFLVGGLVTVLALGVWGTHPNRAARYLGLVALAVLVGAFGEFHRALIAQRESTEAVVVPERIVFTMLGALAVAALLAGGGLVGGGRGSVARFAGLLGLVFVMIQGLLGGFRVKLNELVGTDLAAVHGVFGQVTFAVLLTVAVLTARPPAGDVPDADRRRLGRLGLGLVAVLFVQLVWGAWVRHAPDALGQRLHFLTAFVAVATAVWLLRLGFTGPARPRVRVWGTALGVLVALQVTLGVEAWMGKFGGATLPEFETVSAKQAGIRTAHALVGTGVLAAAVGLALRVRAGGER; encoded by the coding sequence ATGACCGACACCGACCTGCCGCCGCGCCCCGTTCCCCGCTGGCTCCACCGGTGGGCCGTCGCCACCGTCTGCGCCTGCCTGGCGCTGCTCGCCGTCGGGCAGCTCGTCACCAGCTTCCGCGTCGGCATGGCCGACCCCATCTGGCCGACCTCGCCGTGGCACCTCGTCAACAACTACGAGCCGAGCCCCGGCTACCTCATCGAGCACGCCCACCGCATCCTGGGCTTCCTCGTCGGCGGCCTCGTCACCGTGCTGGCGCTCGGCGTGTGGGGCACCCACCCCAACCGCGCGGCCCGCTACCTCGGCCTCGTCGCGCTCGCCGTGCTGGTGGGTGCGTTCGGCGAGTTCCACCGGGCCCTCATCGCCCAGCGCGAGTCCACCGAGGCGGTCGTCGTCCCCGAGCGAATCGTGTTCACGATGCTCGGCGCGCTGGCGGTCGCGGCCCTGCTGGCCGGCGGCGGGCTGGTCGGCGGCGGCCGGGGGAGCGTGGCGCGCTTCGCCGGGCTCCTCGGCCTCGTGTTCGTGATGATCCAGGGGCTGCTCGGCGGCTTCCGCGTCAAGCTGAACGAACTGGTCGGCACCGACCTGGCGGCCGTCCACGGGGTGTTCGGGCAGGTCACGTTCGCGGTGCTGCTGACGGTCGCCGTCCTCACCGCGCGGCCGCCGGCGGGTGACGTGCCCGACGCCGACCGCCGCCGGCTCGGCCGGCTGGGGCTGGGACTGGTGGCGGTGCTGTTCGTACAACTGGTCTGGGGCGCGTGGGTGCGGCACGCCCCGGACGCGCTCGGCCAGCGGCTCCACTTCCTCACCGCGTTCGTCGCGGTGGCGACGGCCGTGTGGCTGCTGCGGCTCGGCTTCACCGGCCCGGCCCGGCCGCGCGTCCGGGTGTGGGGCACGGCCCTCGGCGTCCTCGTCGCCCTTCAGGTGACGCTCGGCGTCGAGGCGTGGATGGGGAAGTTCGGGGGGGCGACGCTGCCCGAGTTCGAGACGGTGTCCGCCAAGCAGGCCGGCATCCGCACGGCCCACGCGCTCGTCGGGACGGGTGTGCTGGCGGCGGCGGTGGGGCTGGCCCTGCGGGTGCGTGCGGGAGGCGAGCGATGA
- a CDS encoding cytochrome c, translating into MAEHHPFTPSPLYPFVLPCVAVLLATLPAGCTRNPGYPPELTFPPREDRLVLALPTAAPPRPAEVGRLDAEIAALDAAGGRTADPAALPAAARAELGTFLRETFGTPAAPQSPGLGIGAEQLAEGSRLFRKHCAQCHGVAGDGRGPTGPWIDPHPRDFRRGAFKFVSSGDGMKPRRADLLRTVREGLRGTAMPSFARLPDADREAMAAFVVYLSVRGEVEFRTLAALADEGGEAGTDGDAVGFARGRLAAVVAEWQKAEASPQAAVPALPDDDARQAPDYLASVARGHELFVADAGAGCAKCHENYGRTAALRYDVWGTVVRPPDLTQTRPKGGDRAEDLAARVRHGIAPVGMPAQPALSGGQLLDVVRFVRALPYPRELPPDVRAQVYP; encoded by the coding sequence ATGGCCGAACATCACCCCTTCACCCCTTCACCCCTTTACCCCTTCGTCCTGCCGTGCGTCGCGGTCCTTCTGGCGACTCTCCCGGCCGGCTGCACCCGCAACCCCGGCTACCCGCCGGAACTGACGTTCCCGCCGCGCGAGGACCGGCTCGTGCTGGCGCTGCCGACGGCGGCCCCGCCGCGGCCCGCGGAGGTCGGCCGGCTCGACGCCGAGATCGCCGCCCTCGACGCCGCCGGCGGCCGCACCGCCGACCCCGCCGCGCTGCCGGCCGCGGCGCGGGCCGAGCTCGGCACCTTCCTGCGGGAGACGTTCGGCACCCCCGCCGCGCCGCAGTCGCCGGGCCTCGGGATCGGTGCCGAGCAACTGGCGGAGGGGAGCCGGCTGTTCCGCAAGCACTGCGCCCAGTGCCACGGCGTGGCCGGCGACGGCCGCGGGCCGACGGGGCCGTGGATCGACCCGCACCCGCGCGACTTCCGCCGCGGGGCGTTCAAGTTCGTGTCGTCCGGCGACGGGATGAAGCCGCGCCGCGCCGACCTGCTGCGGACGGTCCGCGAAGGCTTGCGCGGCACCGCGATGCCGTCGTTCGCGCGGCTGCCGGACGCCGACCGCGAGGCGATGGCCGCGTTCGTGGTGTACCTGAGCGTTCGCGGCGAGGTCGAGTTCCGCACCCTGGCCGCGCTCGCCGACGAGGGCGGGGAGGCGGGCACCGACGGCGACGCGGTCGGCTTCGCGCGGGGGCGGCTGGCCGCGGTCGTCGCCGAGTGGCAGAAGGCGGAGGCTTCGCCGCAAGCGGCGGTCCCGGCGCTCCCCGACGACGACGCCCGGCAGGCGCCGGACTACCTGGCGTCGGTGGCCCGCGGGCACGAGCTGTTCGTGGCGGACGCCGGCGCCGGCTGCGCGAAGTGCCACGAGAACTACGGCCGGACCGCGGCGCTGCGGTACGACGTGTGGGGCACGGTGGTGCGGCCGCCGGACCTGACGCAGACCCGCCCGAAGGGCGGCGACCGCGCCGAAGACCTGGCCGCGCGGGTGCGGCACGGCATCGCCCCGGTGGGGATGCCGGCGCAGCCGGCGCTGTCCGGGGGGCAGCTGCTGGACGTGGTGCGGTTCGTGCGGGCGCTGCCGTACCCGCGCGAGCTGCCGCCGGACGTGCGGGCGCAGGTGTACCCGTAG
- a CDS encoding cytochrome C oxidase subunit IV family protein → MAHDPHHPPTDSTPHDVDTVGSVFAVYVVVLVLAVANILLAGTGLGSLALPVQMGIATVQACLVAWYWMHMRRGETAVTLSAFTTLFFMGIFFVLVLSDILTRWRGGI, encoded by the coding sequence ATGGCGCACGACCCGCACCACCCCCCGACCGACTCGACCCCGCACGACGTGGACACGGTGGGCAGCGTCTTCGCCGTGTACGTCGTCGTGCTGGTGCTGGCGGTGGCGAACATCCTCCTGGCCGGGACCGGCCTGGGGAGCCTCGCCCTCCCCGTGCAGATGGGCATCGCCACCGTGCAGGCGTGCCTGGTGGCGTGGTACTGGATGCACATGCGCCGCGGCGAGACGGCCGTGACGCTGTCGGCGTTCACCACGCTGTTCTTCATGGGCATCTTCTTCGTCCTCGTGCTGTCCGACATCCTGACCCGGTGGCGCGGCGGCATCTGA
- a CDS encoding cytochrome c oxidase subunit 3: MSASTHHDTVLKHHFDNLEQQRSAERLGMWFFLVTEVLFFSGMFVAYTVYRNWYPGEFAFASQHLILWIAGLNTGLLITSSLTMTLAIRSAQLGDTAGLIRRLLITFALGAGFMGFKAFEYSTDYHEKFVPGEMFRTEYDSAVKELAPVSAAAVKDYKFTGGQEHWSQDLAKINHGKTPGSEGTVSPERVQLFLCFYYIMTAIHGVHIVVGLGCILWLVCEAYRGAVPAAGYSKVEVVSLYWHLVDMIWLFLMPLLYLIGSRGGH; this comes from the coding sequence TTGTCGGCTAGCACCCACCACGACACGGTGCTGAAGCACCACTTCGACAACCTGGAACAACAGCGCTCGGCCGAGCGGCTGGGCATGTGGTTCTTCCTGGTGACCGAGGTGCTGTTCTTCTCCGGCATGTTCGTCGCCTACACCGTGTACCGCAACTGGTACCCCGGCGAGTTCGCGTTCGCCAGCCAGCACCTGATCCTGTGGATCGCCGGCCTCAACACCGGGCTGCTCATCACCAGCAGCCTGACGATGACGCTGGCCATCCGCTCGGCGCAGCTCGGCGACACCGCCGGGCTCATCCGCCGGCTGCTGATCACGTTCGCGCTCGGGGCCGGGTTCATGGGCTTCAAGGCGTTCGAGTACAGCACCGACTACCACGAGAAGTTCGTGCCCGGCGAGATGTTCCGCACCGAGTACGACAGCGCGGTGAAGGAGCTGGCCCCGGTGAGCGCCGCGGCCGTGAAGGACTACAAGTTCACCGGCGGGCAGGAGCACTGGTCGCAGGACCTGGCGAAGATCAACCACGGCAAGACGCCCGGCAGCGAGGGGACGGTGAGCCCCGAGCGGGTGCAGCTGTTCCTGTGCTTCTACTACATCATGACCGCCATCCACGGCGTGCACATCGTCGTGGGGCTGGGGTGCATCCTGTGGCTGGTGTGCGAGGCGTACCGCGGGGCGGTCCCGGCCGCGGGGTACTCCAAGGTCGAGGTGGTGAGCCTCTACTGGCACTTGGTCGACATGATCTGGCTGTTCCTGATGCCGCTGCTGTACCTGATTGGCAGCCGCGGCGGGCACTGA